ttcAATCCTAAGGCTTGTGCAATCAGTTTATTTGATTACTGTGATATGCAATCTAACATTCAACAATGtgaattcattaaaatgtcatgcattattttttaattttatctggaaatataaattgtacatttttttatatgattcTGAGGAACTTTTGCAGCCTGCTTTACAATGTTTTGCCCCACAACCACAAGTGCGCAAAGGGGATCATAGGTCTATTTCTGCTCATTGGTGCAAAAGCACTTGCATTCTAAGTCTGGCTGCATACACCACCTAGCACCAGATTTCCTAGATGCAGAGTGTAATGCCAGCAAGTGAAAGGCAGCCCTGGTTGGGGGATGTAGAACCATACGGGCCAACCCTTGTTCTCTCTCTCTACTTGCCAACCTACATTCTCTCATGAATCCAGTGCTGCCAAACACAGACAACATCATGGCAGCTTGGCAGTGAGCCTAGagcaaaaaatggcaaattacatGCCTTTATTTGTATTGTGCACCCTGCTTTGCATTaattaaatgagccccagtattcGACACAAATTATTCCACTGTGATCCCCCCCATTTTTGAGTGCATAGACCCTGAGGGGGGTCAACCTTAACTATAATAATTATCAACCTCTACTGATAATTATTATGTATGGCATATTTATACCCAGCCTGTGCTCTGTTGAGTATATAATTATGCCAATGtgtttggaaaaatgtaaaattgtaacataTTTTactcttatttctttatttttgcatAGGAGAAAGCAGTCAGTGGTATTCACATGCCAAGAAGTTATCTAGAATCCAATATGAATCCAAAAGAGCCCGAAATAGACCATAAAAGGGCAACATACTTTAACTGTGATATTGTCTTGAAACCAGAGCTATCAACCTTCAGAGTTCTACCATGGGCAGAAAAAACTGGAAATGTTATTTGTGATGCATATACCATTATGGGAGACTTACTGTTAACTTCACCAAGATATCTAGCAAAACACTTACTCACACAACTCCAAGAAAGTGGGTTTTCTCTCCATGCTTCTTTCACTTATGAATTTAGTATTTTTGGAGTTGCAGAAACTGTAGATTCTAAGCAAGTTGTATTCCCTGCTGCAACATTAGTGACTGACAATGACCAGTCAATAATCCAAGAACTTTTTGATAGAATGTATTATATAGGTGTAGACATTGAAAGCTTTTGTTCATCCAGTACACCTGGGCAAATGGAGGTTTCTTTCCAGCCCGAGTATGGCCTGGCTACTGCTGATAATGCTTTTACCTTCAGAAATGGTTTAAAAGAGGTAGCTAAGAATTATGGGTACATTGCTAGTTTTTATAATGATGTAAGTGGTATTTTTAATTCTGGGGTTTTCTCACACAGCTTGTGGGATTCAAGTGGAACGAAAAACTTGTTTAATGATGGAAACCGAGTTCAGAAACTCACAGACATTGGCAAAAATTGGCTTTCTGGTTTACTTttgcattcagcagctctcagttgTTTAGTGTCCCCTGGTGAAAGCTGTCGCATGCATTTCGCAAAAGGTGCAAAGGATTTACAGCAAAGTATAGAAGTTACTTATGGATTTAATGATACCAGCTGTTCATACAATGTCAAATGTCATTGTTCTAATGGCACCTACATAGAGAACAAGCTATGCTCAGCCTCAGCAAATCCTTATCTAGTGCTCAGAGAGAAACAAATTTCTAGAGTATTTCATCTAGATCATAACATGTaaacattcaaattaaaagtACTTATAAACaccaaggagcagatttatcaagggtcgaagtgaattagagagaattttcaaagtaaaaaaattcgaaattcgaagtaattttttggatacttcgaccatcgaataggatactacgacttcgattcgattcgaagtgctatgttagcctatggggaccttctacaaccattttctaagtcttcacacatcaaagttaaatctttcgatcgtacgctaaaatcgttcgatcaaacgatttcactttgatcgttcgatggccaaattcggtgaaaaatacttctacttcaatattcgaagtcaaagtattttaattagagggtcaaatttcgaagtattttacacttggaaatttgacccttgataaatttgcccccaaatgtaatGCTCACATACGCTGCAAATTAATATTAGTATAACAGTGTAATCGGatttaatagattaaaaaaaaacctttaattcatAACAGgcttacagatactgtatatgaaaacgTTGTTTAATCTGCCATTTAGCCATAGTTCCACTGATATATAGAGAATCAATTAACAGTTCACCCAAAGTCTTGCTCTAATGGACCTATAATATGGGCTTCCAGGTGTATCAAGTACAGAAAATAGGTATTCAAACAATATATGTCTCTAACTTGCCATCAGGCAAATCTTTTAGCAGTTTGGACACCACAGCGTCATACTGaagctcagtgctgtccaacttttgtggaACCAAGGGCCGGAAtatttctggcctacgtggtggaaggccaataatggaagccagtgttgacacATTTATGGTAAATATCTGATCACTGATCAATCATATGTGGAAAatttgtcatattaaaacatatccttaaatccataCGCCTCCTCcactgtggatagcacagcaacacccagcacataattaaacaccttaaggggcccctaacaaccatttccaaatgctaagaaacccctaccaggctcatgtcccacaagtcgcttagggcaggcagagtatggcacacatagggaaggcagagcatggcacacacagggggcacatgacaggcagagtatggcacacacaaggaacatagggcaggcagaatatggcacacacagggagcatagggcatgcagagtatgtcacacacaggaagcatagggaaggcagaatacagcaggagacagggaaacctatcatgaCCTCTCTAaggaacagttcatactgtgctacctacagtgacacaatgctggtgcccttccagcagtttgtatgaggtttGAACAGGTGGACAATGTATGCGCTTTaagtctgaggtgtgaacattACAGGGCTTTAAGGGTGTGAACAATTGAGGTGTAACAGTTGTGAACAATGCATAagcttactgtctgaatttgaggtgtaaacaatgcaggggtcggTTAATATGATATCTTTTAAAACTTACaaaggtaagcagacacagcaggcagactttcatgtgggcgCCTCACAAGAGGGGGGGTGGTTGCGGACCACCAGTTTGACAGCACTGCTGTAGCTTATCGATAAATAATGCCAGTTTACTCTTCCCATAATTTACAAAATCTGAGCCCATTTATGCTAAGTGATCAAAATTTCAGTTTCCTACTGGTACATTCTCATAGCAAAACAATATTAATTTGGTTCTACTAAGTCATGCAACAATCTTTTAATTTGGCCATATACTAAAACAAATCAAGACTATCTATACATATATGCTAGAATGGAGAAAATAACAATTAAAAGGTTAGGTATATGTAAAAGTCAGTATACTGTCCTCacatcaaatgttttttaaatctaTGAGGAatactaaaaaactaaaaacaggAATTATAATTATACCATCATCTAAATAATATAGTGCAACAAGggttttacaatttattttatttttttgaaatgtatACTTAGTTTAAAAAAGAGAAGACTGTTTTTTCATCAATATATCAATGAAATCCACTTACAAactatttttgcataatgaataataattctaagctactttccaACTTGTATGAAATCgttcattttaaagttatttgtaaatatgaatGGTAATGAAAGAAGTATCTGCCTCTAACTATAATTTACACTAGCTTGAATCAAAAATTGCCTCTCCTCCAGCCAGTGTTCAATTTCCCACAGTGCCTTGCTGGTTCTATGATTAACTCGTCTGAAAAGAAAGGGATATAAGTGCAAGACACTGAAGGATTCAATTCTATTACATTGTTTCTGGTCACGAGAAtatcgaaaaaaaaaacaattactgcTTTTAACTACAAATAACTACAAACATcctataaatttgcaaatttatatacatattgcaaagttgataAGAATCATTTATTTCCTTTGTGCTAACCCAACATAATagtataaaacaaatacatttgcgtTGAATGGTATTGTGTTTTTCCATAGGTTCAACGCTTTGTATAATAAAAGCTTCATGATGCTAAAACtgataattgtttattttttcagcAGCTTAAATCAAATTTTTGAATAAAGATCGGGTATCCAAACACCCATCTACTTATGCATTGAAGTGGTTCCAAGTctatgaaaaaaattcaagtaaAAAGTAAAGGTACTAGGGGAATGTAAACAACATATTAAAGAAATAAATCTTCACTCATATAGTTAACAACGCTGAAACAACGTTATGACTCCATAAGTATTCAAACCTGTctttaaaacagatttttgttgcaataaagcaattaaaagtaataaaagttgagcatttaacataatttttctgtttttagacTGGACGGGACTGATTGGGTTGTGAAAGTAGCAGAAATTAATAAACAAATCAATGTATGTTACATATAGGGTATACCAAAATTATGACTATGTATTTAAAGTATACAG
The genomic region above belongs to Xenopus laevis strain J_2021 chromosome 5L, Xenopus_laevis_v10.1, whole genome shotgun sequence and contains:
- the lgsn.L gene encoding lengsin isoform X2; amino-acid sequence: MGVKVTGKYIPPLEWEKNNTSSSTRYLSWSPLDKDCTDTDNNKDAHIEKVSNRSAEPLLKDSREATDYPNYREEETFKTEEKHIMDKQQVESLQANTSQICLAKIKDAKGTSKYNFGKINDKLILFGPAIPKETLKEIKSISMERPSITNKCNIKYRPVATEIKLAKYYDTRTEKAGLTFETFRPTVQKSSQSLSIKNPEKKSLCESDYSSSESTEPVKRSLNENQSQIQEKSSTAAGKHLDHTSPDIYGHRSIGSKDLHCGKIGIPEPLYINSHIEVIKQQIAQEDIHFIRFEAPDLHGFPRSKTIPERYFHEKAVSGIHMPRSYLESNMNPKEPEIDHKRATYFNCDIVLKPELSTFRVLPWAEKTGNVICDAYTIMGDLLLTSPRYLAKHLLTQLQESGFSLHASFTYEFSIFGVAETVDSKQVVFPAATLVTDNDQSIIQELFDRMYYIGVDIESFCSSSTPGQMEVSFQPEYGLATADNAFTFRNGLKEVAKNYGYIASFYNDVSGIFNSGVFSHSLWDSSGTKNLFNDGNRVQKLTDIGKNWLSGLLLHSAALSCLVSPGESCRMHFAKGAKDLQQSIEVTYGFNDTSCSYNVKCHCSNGTYIENKLCSASANPYLVLREKQISRVFHLDHNM